In Streptomyces sp. NBC_00306, a single genomic region encodes these proteins:
- a CDS encoding thiol-disulfide oxidoreductase DCC family protein, with the protein MRTGPVLVYDGDCAFCTSSVAFIERHMRPRCSITPWQFADLRSLGTTQRRAEHELLWITPTGATYGGSQAVAKLLLRAGKGWAVLGALLTLPPLRWIARGVYRVVADNRDRMPGGTPACALPANRRPGQLPSD; encoded by the coding sequence ATGCGGACAGGGCCGGTACTCGTCTACGACGGCGACTGCGCCTTCTGCACGAGCTCCGTGGCCTTCATCGAGCGCCATATGCGGCCCCGCTGCTCGATCACGCCGTGGCAGTTCGCGGATCTGCGCTCGCTCGGCACGACGCAGCGGCGCGCCGAGCACGAGCTGCTGTGGATCACGCCGACCGGCGCCACGTACGGCGGCAGTCAGGCTGTCGCCAAGCTCCTGCTGAGAGCGGGCAAGGGGTGGGCCGTCCTGGGCGCACTCCTCACCCTGCCCCCGCTGCGCTGGATCGCTCGCGGCGTCTACCGGGTCGTTGCGGACAACCGCGACCGCATGCCGGGCGGAACACCGGCCTGCGCCCTTCCGGCGAACCGCCGGCCGGGGCAGCTGCCGTCCGACTGA
- a CDS encoding GlxA family transcriptional regulator yields the protein MVPPQPVQPQPHRVVVLALDGAYPFELGIPARVLGAADDRYEVVVCSCDGGPVETNAGFSVVPQHGPEALASADTVIIAPLEKARLTRELPAAVADALARIRPGTRIASICSGGFILAAAGLLDGRVATNHWESAELFRRWYPHIRLDEGVLFVDDGDVLTSAGAASGVDLCLHLIRNDHGSHLANHAARRCVVAPFRDGGQAQYIERPIPDDPAESTSATRQWALERLGDKLTVEQMAERSHMSVRTFVRRFRAETGLPPGQWLTKQRLARARNLLESTDLTVDQVAFEIGFATAASLRQHLHAELGVSPLAYRRTFRAADSPAGMAL from the coding sequence ATGGTCCCTCCACAGCCGGTCCAGCCACAGCCGCACAGAGTCGTCGTCCTCGCGCTGGACGGCGCCTATCCCTTCGAACTGGGGATCCCTGCACGCGTCCTGGGAGCGGCCGACGACCGGTACGAGGTCGTCGTGTGTTCCTGCGACGGCGGGCCGGTCGAGACCAACGCCGGCTTCTCCGTCGTCCCGCAGCACGGTCCCGAGGCACTCGCATCGGCAGACACGGTGATCATCGCCCCGCTCGAGAAGGCACGGCTCACCCGCGAGCTGCCCGCAGCCGTCGCCGACGCCCTCGCCCGGATCCGACCGGGCACCCGGATCGCCTCCATCTGCAGCGGAGGCTTCATCCTGGCCGCGGCCGGCCTGCTCGACGGGCGGGTGGCAACCAACCACTGGGAGAGCGCGGAACTGTTCCGCCGCTGGTATCCGCACATCCGCCTCGACGAAGGCGTGCTCTTCGTCGACGACGGCGACGTGCTCACCTCCGCCGGCGCCGCGTCCGGGGTGGATCTGTGCCTCCACCTGATCCGCAACGACCACGGCTCGCACCTGGCCAATCACGCCGCACGGCGTTGCGTGGTGGCGCCCTTCCGCGATGGCGGGCAGGCCCAGTACATCGAACGCCCCATCCCCGACGACCCGGCCGAATCCACCTCCGCCACCCGCCAGTGGGCCCTTGAGCGGCTCGGCGACAAGCTCACCGTGGAACAGATGGCCGAGCGCTCCCACATGAGCGTGCGTACTTTCGTCCGCCGCTTCCGTGCCGAGACGGGCCTGCCCCCCGGCCAGTGGCTGACCAAACAGCGCCTCGCCCGCGCCAGGAACCTGCTGGAGTCGACCGATCTGACCGTTGATCAGGTCGCGTTCGAGATCGGCTTCGCCACCGCCGCCTCGCTGCGCCAGCATCTGCACGCCGAGCTGGGCGTCTCCCCCCTGGCCTATCGCCGCACCTTCCGGGCCGCCGACTCCCCTGCGGGCATGGCGCTGTGA
- a CDS encoding NADP-dependent oxidoreductase, whose product MNKNTMRALGQNTYGGPEVLEEVEVERPEPIGNEILVAVHAAGLNPTDWKHRAGMMRVGEPPFTLGWDVSGVVEAVGAGVTLHQPGDEVFGMLPYPNGHGAHAEYVTAPARAFVPKPSTLSHIEAAALPLASMTAWQVLVDTADVRPGQRVLVHAAAGGVGHLAVQIAKARGAYVIGTASAAKHDLVLGLGADEVIDYRTQDFVAEARDMDVVLDPFLGEDRLRSLETLKPGGLLVSILPLEFAQVEARAAESGVRATAMQVEYDHTGMTGVAALVESGQLRPHVATTYPLAEAAKAHAEGETGRVAGKLVLTVRS is encoded by the coding sequence ATGAACAAGAACACGATGCGTGCCCTCGGCCAGAACACCTACGGCGGACCTGAGGTCCTCGAGGAAGTGGAGGTCGAGCGGCCCGAGCCCATAGGCAACGAGATCCTCGTCGCCGTCCATGCCGCGGGGCTGAACCCCACCGACTGGAAGCACCGCGCGGGAATGATGCGCGTCGGTGAGCCGCCGTTCACGCTGGGCTGGGACGTGTCCGGCGTGGTCGAGGCGGTCGGCGCGGGCGTCACGCTGCACCAGCCGGGCGACGAGGTGTTCGGGATGCTGCCCTACCCGAACGGGCACGGCGCGCACGCCGAGTACGTGACCGCTCCCGCCCGTGCCTTCGTCCCCAAGCCGTCCACCCTGAGCCACATCGAGGCGGCCGCGCTGCCGTTGGCGTCGATGACCGCTTGGCAGGTGCTCGTCGACACGGCCGATGTGCGCCCGGGGCAGCGGGTACTGGTGCACGCGGCGGCCGGCGGCGTGGGGCATCTCGCCGTGCAGATCGCCAAGGCACGCGGTGCGTACGTCATCGGCACGGCGTCCGCCGCCAAGCACGACCTGGTGTTGGGCCTGGGCGCCGATGAGGTCATCGACTACCGCACCCAGGACTTCGTGGCAGAGGCGCGTGACATGGACGTGGTCCTCGATCCGTTCCTCGGCGAGGACCGGCTGCGCTCGCTCGAGACCCTGAAGCCGGGCGGCCTGCTGGTCTCGATCCTGCCCCTGGAGTTCGCGCAGGTGGAGGCGCGCGCGGCCGAGTCGGGGGTGCGCGCCACGGCCATGCAGGTCGAATACGACCACACGGGCATGACGGGCGTCGCGGCGCTGGTGGAGTCCGGGCAGCTGCGCCCGCACGTCGCCACCACCTACCCGCTGGCCGAGGCGGCGAAGGCGCACGCGGAGGGTGAGACGGGCCGGGTCGCGGGGAAGCTGGTGCTGACGGTGCGGTCCTAG
- a CDS encoding GatB/YqeY domain-containing protein: MTTLKSKLKEDLTAAIRARDELRSSTLRLTLSAITKEEVSGKTARELSDDEVQKVIAKEAKKRREAADAFAQGGRAEQAEREKAEGVLLDAYLPKQLSDDELAQIVTQAVDEAKAAGAEGPRAMGAVMKIVNPKVAGRAEGGRVATVVKQLLAG, from the coding sequence ATGACCACGCTCAAGTCCAAGCTGAAGGAAGATCTCACCGCGGCGATCCGGGCGCGCGACGAGCTGCGCTCCTCCACTCTCCGGCTGACGCTCTCCGCCATCACCAAGGAGGAGGTTTCGGGCAAGACCGCCCGTGAACTCTCCGACGACGAGGTGCAGAAGGTGATCGCCAAGGAGGCGAAGAAGCGCCGCGAGGCCGCCGACGCCTTCGCGCAGGGTGGCCGTGCCGAGCAGGCCGAGCGGGAGAAGGCGGAGGGCGTTCTGCTCGACGCCTACCTGCCGAAGCAGCTGAGCGACGACGAGCTCGCGCAGATCGTGACGCAGGCCGTCGACGAGGCGAAGGCCGCAGGGGCCGAGGGGCCGCGGGCGATGGGGGCCGTCATGAAGATCGTGAACCCGAAGGTGGCGGGCCGCGCCGAGGGCGGCCGGGTGGCCACCGTGGTGAAGCAGCTGCTCGCGGGCTGA
- a CDS encoding transglycosylase domain-containing protein — translation MPKKRSGGGLTGTQQAAKFLGVSVLAGAVLAGIALPAAGALGLAAKGTVKGFDEIPANLKTPPLSQRTTILDAKGGQIATVYSRDRTVVSLKDISPYMQKAIVAIEDSRFYEHGAIDLKGVLRALNRNAQSGGVAQGASTLTQQYVKNVFVEEAGDDPDKVAQATQQTIGRKIQELKYAIQVEEELGKKKILENYLNITFFGQQAYGIEAASQRYFSKQAKDLKLEEAAMLAGIVQSPSRYDPVNDTEEATKRRNTVLQRMAEVHDISQAEADRAKAVPVKLKVSKPKNGCITAVSGAGFFCDYVREVFLSDPVFGKTKEARAKVWNQGGLTIRTTLDPRAQESTQESIKDHVYQTDDVATAVTMVQPGTGKILAMGQSRPYGFGKHETQINYSVNQKMGGSNYGFPVGSTFKPFVAAAAIEQGKPPTQSYPAPYRMPYPDSIPTCTDKPWRNQGFNLENENESEVGPYALKDAMAKSVNTYFVQMIGDIGLCPVVEMTDKLGVVQGNGAKLPVSPSPLTLGSTGISPLVMASAYATFANRGTYCTPTAIESIRTADNKSLEVPKSTCEKAMTERTADTINELLRGVIDSGTGQEAGLQSRDNAGKTGTTDERRNAWFVGYTPNLSGAVWVGSPSQQVKMENIRIGGTTYGKVFGGQVPGPIWRDAMTGALDGQEAPPFNRVPIPDAPKETDKPEKPGRPDNKPGNQRGQDNGGNHGQPFPGISIPPDLIGGGNNRGQSNGGNNGNGGGGFP, via the coding sequence ATGCCAAAGAAGCGCTCGGGCGGAGGTCTGACCGGGACCCAGCAGGCCGCCAAGTTCCTCGGTGTCAGTGTGCTCGCGGGAGCCGTGCTGGCGGGCATCGCCCTGCCCGCCGCCGGAGCGCTGGGACTTGCGGCCAAGGGAACGGTCAAGGGATTCGACGAGATCCCCGCCAATCTGAAGACGCCCCCGCTCAGCCAGCGCACCACGATCCTGGACGCGAAGGGCGGCCAGATCGCCACGGTGTACTCGCGCGACCGCACGGTCGTGTCGCTGAAGGACATCTCGCCGTACATGCAGAAGGCGATCGTCGCCATCGAGGACTCGCGCTTCTACGAGCACGGCGCGATCGACCTCAAGGGTGTCCTGCGCGCGCTCAACCGAAACGCCCAGTCCGGCGGGGTCGCCCAGGGCGCTTCGACGCTGACCCAGCAGTACGTGAAGAACGTCTTCGTGGAGGAGGCCGGTGACGACCCCGACAAGGTCGCCCAGGCCACCCAGCAGACGATCGGCCGCAAGATCCAGGAACTGAAGTACGCGATCCAGGTCGAGGAAGAGCTCGGCAAGAAGAAGATCCTGGAGAACTACCTCAACATCACCTTCTTCGGTCAGCAGGCGTACGGCATCGAGGCCGCCTCGCAGCGCTACTTCTCCAAGCAGGCCAAGGACCTGAAGCTGGAGGAGGCGGCGATGCTCGCGGGCATCGTGCAGTCCCCCAGCCGCTACGACCCGGTCAACGACACGGAAGAGGCGACGAAGCGCCGCAACACCGTGCTCCAGCGCATGGCCGAGGTGCACGACATCTCGCAGGCCGAGGCGGACCGGGCGAAGGCCGTCCCCGTCAAGCTCAAGGTCAGCAAGCCGAAGAACGGCTGCATCACCGCGGTCAGCGGCGCCGGCTTCTTCTGTGACTACGTGCGCGAGGTCTTCCTGTCCGACCCGGTCTTCGGCAAGACCAAGGAGGCACGGGCCAAGGTCTGGAACCAGGGCGGCCTCACCATCAGGACGACCCTCGACCCGCGCGCCCAGGAGTCGACGCAGGAGTCGATCAAGGACCACGTCTACCAGACGGACGACGTCGCCACCGCCGTGACGATGGTCCAGCCGGGCACGGGCAAGATCCTGGCGATGGGCCAGTCGCGGCCGTACGGCTTCGGCAAGCACGAGACGCAGATCAACTACTCGGTCAACCAGAAGATGGGCGGCTCGAACTACGGCTTCCCGGTCGGTTCGACCTTCAAGCCGTTCGTGGCGGCCGCGGCCATAGAGCAGGGCAAGCCGCCGACGCAGTCGTACCCGGCGCCGTACAGGATGCCGTACCCCGACTCGATCCCCACGTGCACCGACAAGCCGTGGCGGAACCAGGGCTTCAACCTGGAGAACGAGAACGAGTCCGAGGTCGGCCCGTACGCCCTCAAGGACGCGATGGCGAAGTCGGTCAACACCTACTTCGTGCAGATGATCGGGGACATCGGGCTCTGCCCCGTCGTGGAGATGACCGACAAGCTCGGTGTCGTCCAGGGCAACGGAGCGAAGCTGCCGGTCTCGCCGTCGCCGCTCACCCTGGGCTCGACCGGTATCTCCCCGCTGGTGATGGCGAGCGCGTACGCGACCTTCGCCAACCGCGGCACGTACTGCACGCCGACCGCGATCGAGTCGATCCGCACGGCCGACAACAAGAGCCTGGAGGTGCCCAAGAGCACCTGTGAGAAGGCGATGACCGAGCGGACGGCCGACACGATCAACGAGCTGCTGCGCGGTGTGATCGACTCCGGTACGGGCCAGGAGGCCGGCCTGCAGAGCCGTGACAACGCGGGCAAGACCGGTACGACGGACGAGCGGCGGAACGCCTGGTTCGTCGGCTACACGCCGAACCTCTCCGGAGCCGTCTGGGTCGGCAGTCCCAGCCAGCAGGTGAAGATGGAGAACATCCGCATCGGCGGCACCACTTACGGCAAGGTCTTCGGCGGTCAGGTCCCCGGACCGATCTGGCGGGACGCGATGACGGGTGCGCTGGACGGGCAGGAAGCACCGCCCTTCAACCGAGTGCCGATCCCGGACGCGCCGAAGGAGACGGACAAGCCCGAGAAGCCGGGCAGGCCCGACAACAAGCCCGGCAACCAGCGCGGCCAGGACAACGGCGGCAACCACGGCCAGCCCTTCCCCGGTATCTCGATCCCGCCGGACCTGATCGGCGGCGGCAACAACCGCGGTCAGAGCAACGGTGGGAACAACGGGAACGGCGGCGGAGGCTTCCCGTAG
- a CDS encoding WhiB family transcriptional regulator: MGWVTDWSAQAACRTTDPDELFVQGAAQNRAKAVCTGCPVRTECLADALDNRVEFGVWGGMTERERRALLRRRPTVTSWRRLLETARTEYERSAGILPVGLDDDETYETYAAVG; encoded by the coding sequence ATGGGCTGGGTAACCGACTGGAGTGCGCAGGCAGCCTGCCGCACTACCGATCCGGATGAACTGTTCGTACAAGGGGCAGCGCAGAACAGGGCCAAGGCGGTGTGCACCGGATGTCCGGTGCGGACCGAGTGCCTGGCCGATGCGCTCGACAACCGCGTGGAGTTCGGTGTGTGGGGCGGAATGACCGAACGGGAACGGCGTGCACTGCTGCGCCGACGACCAACGGTCACGTCCTGGCGCAGACTGCTCGAGACCGCTCGCACCGAGTACGAGCGCAGCGCGGGCATCCTGCCCGTGGGCCTCGACGACGACGAGACGTACGAGACGTACGCGGCGGTGGGATAG
- a CDS encoding ArsA family ATPase, giving the protein MTLDASAPLEVDPLIDDPATRIIVCCGSGGVGKTTTAAALGVRAAERGRRVVVLTIDPARRLAQSMGIDSLDNVPRRVKGIDDSAGGELHAMMLDMKRTFDEIVEAHADSERARAILENPFYQSLSAGFAGTQEYMAMEKLGQLRAREDWDLIVVDTPPSRSALDFLDAPKRLGSFLDGKFIKLLMAPAKMGGRAGMKFLNVGMSMMTGTLGKLLGGQLLRDVQTFVAAMDTMFGGFRTRADATYRLLQAPGTAFLVVAAPERDALREAAYFVERLAAEEMPLAGLVLNRVHESGAARLSAERALAAAENLDEGRIVDQTSGKTGVRDATGASPESPSVDHSPENRDPAEHTEPTDHAGATDGTDPAEQSGSADRTGSTEHTTEQLTAGLLRLHAERMQVLAREQRTRDRFTALHPEVAVTQVAALPGDVHDLAGLRAIGDRLATGGAAGAR; this is encoded by the coding sequence ATGACCCTGGACGCGTCGGCGCCTCTCGAAGTCGACCCGCTCATCGACGACCCGGCCACCCGCATCATCGTGTGCTGCGGCTCGGGCGGTGTCGGCAAGACGACCACCGCCGCGGCCCTCGGCGTACGCGCGGCGGAGCGCGGCCGCCGGGTCGTCGTCCTCACCATCGACCCGGCGCGCAGGCTGGCCCAGTCCATGGGCATCGACTCCCTGGACAACGTGCCGCGCCGGGTGAAGGGCATCGACGACAGCGCCGGCGGCGAACTGCACGCCATGATGCTCGACATGAAGCGGACCTTCGACGAGATCGTCGAGGCTCACGCGGACTCCGAGCGCGCCAGGGCCATCCTGGAGAACCCTTTCTACCAGTCCCTGTCGGCCGGTTTCGCCGGTACGCAGGAGTACATGGCGATGGAGAAGCTGGGGCAGCTACGGGCCCGCGAGGACTGGGACCTCATCGTCGTCGACACCCCGCCTTCCCGCTCCGCGCTGGACTTCCTGGATGCGCCGAAGCGGCTCGGGTCGTTCCTGGACGGCAAGTTCATCAAGCTGCTGATGGCTCCGGCGAAGATGGGCGGCCGGGCGGGGATGAAGTTCCTCAATGTCGGCATGTCGATGATGACCGGGACGCTGGGCAAGCTGCTGGGGGGTCAGCTGCTGCGCGACGTGCAGACGTTCGTGGCCGCGATGGACACGATGTTCGGGGGTTTCCGCACCCGGGCCGATGCCACCTACCGGCTCCTCCAGGCGCCCGGGACCGCCTTCCTCGTGGTGGCGGCGCCCGAGCGCGACGCCCTGCGGGAGGCCGCGTACTTCGTGGAGCGGCTGGCCGCGGAGGAGATGCCGCTGGCCGGGCTGGTCCTCAACCGGGTCCATGAGAGCGGCGCCGCCCGGCTGTCGGCCGAGCGGGCGCTTGCCGCCGCAGAAAATCTTGACGAGGGGCGCATTGTGGATCAGACGTCCGGGAAGACTGGTGTTCGTGACGCCACGGGCGCCTCTCCCGAATCCCCGTCCGTGGACCACTCTCCCGAGAATCGCGACCCCGCGGAGCACACCGAACCGACGGATCACGCCGGCGCCACGGACGGTACCGACCCCGCAGAACAGTCCGGATCCGCGGACCGCACCGGCTCGACCGAGCACACCACCGAACAGCTGACAGCCGGACTGCTGCGCCTGCATGCCGAACGGATGCAGGTCCTCGCGCGTGAACAGCGAACGCGCGACCGTTTCACAGCACTCCACCCCGAGGTGGCGGTGACCCAGGTCGCCGCCCTGCCCGGCGATGTCCACGACCTCGCGGGGCTGCGGGCCATCGGCGACCGGCTCGCGACCGGAGGCGCGGCCGGAGCTCGGTGA
- a CDS encoding ArsA family ATPase, whose protein sequence is MSRLQVVSGKGGTGKTTVAAALALALATEGKRTLLVEVEGRQGIAQLFETEALPYEERKIAVASGGGEVYALAIDAERALLDYLQMFYKLGSAGRALKKLGAIDFATTIAPGVRDVLLTGKACEAVRRRTKQGDYTYDYVVMDAPPTGRITRFLNVNDEVAGLAKFGPIHNQAQAVMRVLKSPETAVHLVTLLEEMPVQETADGVAELRAAELPVGRVIVNMVRPHLLDEDAVRHAADDRRAEIARTLTAAGVSGGTKLVAPLLEQAADHAQRVELEREQRSLLSGLGLPSYELPLLSEGVDLAGLYRLSKELRKQGTGS, encoded by the coding sequence GTGAGCAGGCTCCAGGTCGTCAGCGGCAAGGGCGGTACCGGTAAGACGACGGTCGCCGCCGCCCTCGCGCTCGCCCTCGCGACGGAGGGAAAGCGAACCCTCCTCGTCGAGGTGGAGGGCAGGCAGGGCATCGCGCAACTCTTCGAGACGGAGGCGCTTCCGTACGAGGAACGGAAGATCGCCGTCGCATCCGGCGGCGGGGAGGTGTACGCCCTGGCCATCGACGCCGAGCGCGCCCTCCTCGACTACCTCCAGATGTTCTACAAACTCGGCAGCGCCGGCCGCGCCCTCAAGAAGCTCGGCGCGATCGACTTCGCGACCACCATCGCCCCCGGGGTGCGGGACGTCCTGCTGACCGGCAAGGCCTGCGAGGCCGTGCGCCGCAGGACGAAGCAGGGTGACTACACCTATGACTACGTGGTGATGGACGCCCCGCCCACCGGACGCATCACCCGCTTCCTCAATGTGAACGACGAGGTGGCCGGCCTGGCGAAGTTCGGCCCGATACACAATCAGGCCCAGGCCGTCATGCGGGTGCTGAAGTCCCCCGAGACGGCGGTCCACCTGGTGACCCTGCTCGAGGAGATGCCGGTCCAGGAGACCGCGGACGGCGTCGCCGAGCTGCGCGCCGCCGAGCTGCCCGTCGGCAGGGTGATCGTGAACATGGTGCGCCCGCACCTCCTCGACGAGGACGCGGTCCGCCACGCGGCGGACGACCGTCGCGCGGAGATCGCCAGGACCCTCACCGCGGCCGGGGTGAGCGGCGGTACGAAGCTTGTCGCTCCCCTGCTGGAACAGGCGGCCGACCACGCTCAGCGCGTCGAGCTGGAGCGCGAGCAGCGGTCCCTGCTGAGCGGGCTGGGGCTGCCCTCGTACGAACTGCCCCTGCTCAGCGAAGGGGTCGACCTCGCCGGGCTCTACCGACTGTCGAAGGAACTGCGGAAGCAAGGGACCGGCTCATGA
- a CDS encoding DUF4177 domain-containing protein — MTKWEYATVPLLVHATKQILDTWGEDGWELVQVVPGPNNPEQLVAYLKREKSS, encoded by the coding sequence ATGACCAAGTGGGAATACGCGACCGTGCCCCTTCTCGTGCACGCGACCAAGCAGATTCTGGACACCTGGGGCGAGGACGGGTGGGAGCTCGTCCAGGTCGTTCCCGGGCCGAACAACCCCGAGCAGCTCGTGGCGTACCTGAAGCGGGAGAAGAGCTCATGA
- a CDS encoding RidA family protein, whose amino-acid sequence MTGVVEARLAELGLTLPDVVPPLAAYQPAVITGAYVYTAGQLPMVEGKLPVTGKVGGEVTPEEAKELARTCALNALAAVKSVVGDLDRVARVVKVVGFVASAADFTGQPAVLNGASELLGEVFGDKGVHARSAVGVAVLPLDAPVEVELQVELLQS is encoded by the coding sequence ATGACGGGCGTCGTCGAGGCGCGCCTGGCGGAGCTCGGCCTGACGCTCCCGGACGTCGTACCGCCGCTGGCCGCCTACCAGCCGGCCGTGATCACGGGTGCGTACGTCTACACCGCCGGCCAGCTGCCGATGGTCGAGGGCAAGCTCCCCGTCACCGGCAAGGTGGGCGGTGAGGTCACCCCCGAGGAGGCCAAGGAGCTCGCGCGCACCTGTGCCCTGAACGCCCTGGCGGCCGTGAAGTCCGTCGTCGGCGATCTGGACCGGGTCGCCCGCGTGGTGAAGGTGGTCGGCTTCGTGGCCTCCGCCGCGGACTTCACCGGGCAGCCCGCCGTGCTGAACGGCGCGAGCGAGCTGCTGGGCGAGGTGTTCGGCGACAAGGGCGTGCACGCGCGCAGCGCGGTGGGCGTCGCGGTGCTGCCGCTGGACGCACCGGTCGAGGTCGAGCTCCAGGTGGAGCTTCTCCAGAGCTGA